From the genome of Vicia villosa cultivar HV-30 ecotype Madison, WI linkage group LG2, Vvil1.0, whole genome shotgun sequence, one region includes:
- the LOC131653543 gene encoding uncharacterized protein LOC131653543, whose product MINRIAIAAVVILIGWAYMAIQPPPPKICGSINGPLVTSPRVKLNDGRHLAYREFGFPKEEARYKIIVVHGYANSKDTHLPVSQELIDDLGIYFLYFDRAGYGDSDPYPSRSVKSEAYDIQELADKLQIGNKFYIIGISIGAYPVWSCLKYIPHRLSGAALVVPFVNYWWPSFPVNLSTEAFQMLPQPDQWTFRVAHYTPWLFYWWMTQNWFTSLSFTNAEMFPPDDVEILKSLSEAPSTGQEKITQQGEYESLYRDIIAGFGKWEFGPTEIRNPFSENDGSVHIWQGLKDKVIPYTLNRYISQKLSWIHYHELPEGGHLFIFKSNQCESIIRALILS is encoded by the exons ATGATTAATCGGATAGCAATAGCAGCGGTGGTGATTCTCATAGGATGGGCTTATATGGCCATACAGCCTCCTCCACCAAAAATATGTGGATCCATTAACGGTCCTCTGGTTACTTCACCTAGAGTGAAACTCAACGATGGGAGACATTTGGCTTACCGGGAGTTTGGTTTTCCAAAGGAAGAAGCTAGGTACAAGATCATTGTCGTTCATGGATATGCCAATTCCAAAGATACTCATTTGCCAGTTTCTCAA GAACTTATTGATGATCTTGGGATATATTTCCTCTACTTCGACAGAGCAGGTTATGGGGATAGTGATCCATATCCGTCACGTTCAGTGAAGAGTGAAGCATATGATATTCAAGAACTAGCAGATAAATTACAGATTGGGAATAAATTCTATATCATTGGAATATCAATAGGAGCTTATCCAGTTTGGAGCTGCCTAAAGTACATTCCACATAG ATTATCCGGAGCAGCTTTGGTAGTTCCATTTGTAAATTATTGGTGGCCTTCTTTTCCTGTTAATCTATCAACAGAGGCATTTCAAATGCTCCCTCAACCAGATCAATGGACATTTCGAGTTGCACATTACACCCCTTGGTTATTCTATTGGTGGATGACTCAAAATTGGTTCACTTCATTGAGTTTCACAAATGCTGAAATGTTCCCTCCGGATGATGTTGAGATCCTTAAAAGCCTCTCAGAAGCCCCAAGCACTGGCCAG GAGAAAATAACACAGCAAGGTGAGTATGAATCATTATACCGCGACATAATTGCTGGTTTTGGAAAGTGGGAGTTTGGCCCAACAGAGATAAGAAATCCATTTTCTGAGAATGATGGTTCAGTTCACATTTGGCAAGGCCTTAAAGATAAGGTGATTCCCTATACACTGAACCGCTACATCTCACAGAAACTTTCCTGGATTCATTATCATGAGCTTCCTGAAGGAggtcatttatttatatttaagagTAATCAATGTGAGTCCATAATTAGAGCACTTATATTATCATAA